ACCTGGTCCTCCAGCACCGCGCCCTCGATCTGCTGCAGCTGCTGCGGGTTGCTGTAGACCCAGTTGATCAGTTCCTGCGGCTGTTCGTACTGAGCGGCGATCTCTTCCACCCGGGCCTTGACGCGATCCGCATCCGGTTTCAGGTCGTTCTTCTCGAGGATAGTGCGCACCACCAGGCCCAGACGAACGGAACGCTCGGCCTGGTCACGGAACAGCTCTTCGGGAAGCATGGACGCATCGAACTGCTGACCACCACCGAACTGCTGCACCATTTGCTGACGCATACGGTCCACTTCCTGCTTGATCAGCGCCGCCGGCAGGTCGAACTCGTGCAGCTTGGCCAGCCCGTCCATGGTTTGTTCTTTCACCTTGCCGGAGACGGCGTTTTTCAGCTCGCGTTCCATATTGTTGCGAACCTCGGTCTTGAAGGTGTCAAGATCACCGTCTTCAACGCCAAAAGCCTTCATGAACTCGGCGTCCACTTCCGGCAGCGCCTTGGCTTCCACTTTGTTGACCTTGATCTGGAACACCACCGCCTGACCTTTCAATTCCTCGGAGTGGTACTCCTCCGGGAAGGTCACGTTGATGTCCTTCTCTTCACCGGCTTTCATGCCGACGATGCCATCCTCGAAGCCGGGGATCATGCTGCCGGAGCCCAGCTCCAGGTTCTGACCTTCGGCGCTGCCGCCTTCAAAGGCTTCGCCGTCTTTCAGGCCTTTATAGTCGATATTGACGCGATCACCCTGCTCAGCGGCACGGTCCACTTCAGCGAAGTCGGAGCGCTGGGTGCGCAGGGTTTCGATCATTTCATCAACGTCGGCGTCGGTGATTTCCGCTACCGGTTTCTCCACCTCGATGGTGGACAGATCGGCCAGTTCCACTTCCGGGAACACTTCGAAGGTGGCCACGAACTCCAGGTCCTGACCGCCTTCGTTACGGGTGGCTTCGAAACCCGGCAGACCGGCGGGTTGCAGGTTTTCCTTCTCAACCGCTTCCAGGAAGGACTCGCGCATCACATCGGCCAGCACTTCGTTACGCACGGCGGCGCCAAAACGACGCTTTACTTCACGCAACGGCACTTTGCCAGGGCGGAAACCGTCCAGACGGATGTTTTTCTGCGCTTCGCGCAGCTTGCTTTCCACCGCCTGATCCACTTTATCCGCGGGGACACCAACGGTCATGCGCCGTTCCAGACCTGAAGTCGTTTCTACAGAAACCTGCATAACATCCTCTATTTAAAAGACTTTTCAAATCCCGCGGTCCCCGGTGTACGGATGGACCCCGTATGAAGGGCGCAAATTATAATCAATGGCAGCCGCCCTGCCTACGCCCATCGGCGGCGCGGCGCCCTGCGGAATGTTCCGTTCAAACAAAAAAAGCCTCCGGGTTTTCACCCGAAGGCTCCATGTATGGGGTGACTGATGGGATTTGAACCCACGACCACCGGAGTCACAATCCGGGGCTCTACCAACTGAGCTACAGTCACCATTAATCGCTTGAGCCGCCAGCGATGGCACGCCTGGCAGGGCTCGAACCTGCAACCGACGGCTTAGAAGGCCGTTGCTCTATCCAATTGAGCTACAGGCGCTTAGCTACCTCTCAACCTTCGCTGAGTTGGTCGGGGTGGAGGGATTCGAACCCCCGACATCCTGCTCCCAAAGCAGGCGCGCTACCAGGCTGCGCTACACCCCGCCGAGCAGGTCGAGCGAGGCGGCATAATACTCGCCGCCTCCTGGAGCGTCAACGCCGCGAACCGGCTATCCGGCCCGTTCGCTGGAATTATAAACAACCGGGTTGCGAACGAGCCTTTCGGCGGCGAAGCCGCCTTTTGCTCCAGCCCGCCGACCGTGCGAGAATCGCCGCGCGATCCCCACCGCTTTCCTTTTATATGTTCCAAGGACCAAGAGAGACCCATGAGCGCGCAGATTCTGGACGGCAAGGCCCTGGCTCAACGCTTCGAGCAAGAGATGTCACAACGGGTGGAAGCCCTGAAAGCCGCCTCCGGCGGCCGCACGCCGATTCTCGCCACCATTCTGGTGGGCGCCGATCCGGCCTCCGCCACCTATGTAAAGATGAAGGGCAATGCCTGCCGCCGCGTCGGCATGGATTCCCAGGCCATCGAGCTGCCCCAGGACACCACCACCGAGCAGTTGCTGCAGCGCATTGAGGAACTCAATGCCAATCCGGACGTGCACGGCATTCTGCTGCAGCACCCGGTGCCGGAACAGATCGACGAGCGCTTGTGCTTTGACGCCATTGCCCTGGGCAAGGACGTGGACGGTGTCACCTGCCTCGGTTTTGGCCGCATGGCCATGGGCGAGCACGCCTATGGCTGTGCCACGCCCAAGGGCATCATGCGTTTGCTGGAGCACTATCAGGTGCCGCTGGAGGGCCAGCATGCCGTGGTGATAGGCCGCAGCGCCATTCTCGGCAAACCGATGGCAATGATGCTGCTGGGCGCCAATGCCACCGTCACCATTTGCCACAGCCGGACCCGCAATCTGCCGGAGCTGGTGAAACAGGCCGACATCGTGGTGGGCGCGGTGGGCAAACCGGAATTCATCAAGGCCGATTGGATCAAGGACGGCGCCGTGGTGGTGGACGCCGGTTACCATCCGCAGAAGTGCGGCGACATCGAGCTGGCACCGGTGATCGATCGTGTGGCCGCGTATACTCCGGTACCCGGCGGTGTTGGTCCGATGACCATCAATACGCTGATTTTTC
This sequence is a window from Alloalcanivorax dieselolei B5. Protein-coding genes within it:
- the tig gene encoding trigger factor, which encodes MQVSVETTSGLERRMTVGVPADKVDQAVESKLREAQKNIRLDGFRPGKVPLREVKRRFGAAVRNEVLADVMRESFLEAVEKENLQPAGLPGFEATRNEGGQDLEFVATFEVFPEVELADLSTIEVEKPVAEITDADVDEMIETLRTQRSDFAEVDRAAEQGDRVNIDYKGLKDGEAFEGGSAEGQNLELGSGSMIPGFEDGIVGMKAGEEKDINVTFPEEYHSEELKGQAVVFQIKVNKVEAKALPEVDAEFMKAFGVEDGDLDTFKTEVRNNMERELKNAVSGKVKEQTMDGLAKLHEFDLPAALIKQEVDRMRQQMVQQFGGGQQFDASMLPEELFRDQAERSVRLGLVVRTILEKNDLKPDADRVKARVEEIAAQYEQPQELINWVYSNPQQLQQIEGAVLEDQVVDLVLEGAKVEEKTMSYQEAVKPRQPEQADETA
- the folD gene encoding bifunctional methylenetetrahydrofolate dehydrogenase/methenyltetrahydrofolate cyclohydrolase FolD, whose product is MSAQILDGKALAQRFEQEMSQRVEALKAASGGRTPILATILVGADPASATYVKMKGNACRRVGMDSQAIELPQDTTTEQLLQRIEELNANPDVHGILLQHPVPEQIDERLCFDAIALGKDVDGVTCLGFGRMAMGEHAYGCATPKGIMRLLEHYQVPLEGQHAVVIGRSAILGKPMAMMLLGANATVTICHSRTRNLPELVKQADIVVGAVGKPEFIKADWIKDGAVVVDAGYHPQKCGDIELAPVIDRVAAYTPVPGGVGPMTINTLIFQTLEAAEKALND